A window of Parambassis ranga chromosome 10, fParRan2.1, whole genome shotgun sequence contains these coding sequences:
- the tmem35 gene encoding putative acetylcholine receptor chaperone: MASPRTITIVALSIALGLFFVFMGTIKLTPRLSKDAYSEMKRAYKSYAKALPGLKKIGVSSVLLRKIIGSLEVGCGVVLTLVPGKPKDVANFLLLLVMLAVLFFHQLVGDPLKRYAHALVFGILLTCRLLIARQSDDRPEREESREEQHINDQEKNKVKQS, from the exons ATGGCCTCGCCAAGGACAATAACCATTGTTGCTCTTTCTATTGCTCTGGGTTTATTTTTCGTGTTTATGGGCACCATTAAGCTCACTCCGAGGCTAAGCAAAGATGCATACAGTGAGATG aaaAGGGCATACAAGAGCTATGCAAAGGCATTACCAGGCCTCAAAAAGATTGGGGTCAGCTCAGTCCTGCTACGCAAGATTATTGGTTCTCTGGAGGTGGGCTGCGGTGTGGTGCTCACCCTCGTGCCAGGCAAGCCGAAGGATGTGGCtaacttcctgctgctgctggtcatgCTGGCTGTTCTGTTCTTCCACCAGCTAGTAGGAGACCCCCTGAAACGGTACGCCCACGCGCTGGTCTTTGGTATTCTGCTCACCTGCCGACTGCTTATTGCTCGCCAGAGTGATGACCGGccggagagagaggagagcagagaagaaCAGCACATCAACGATCAGGAAAAGAACAAGGTCAAGCAGTCCTAA
- the arl13a gene encoding ADP-ribosylation factor-like protein 13A yields MDIDILLYQFQRRWWPLCTPCSPQVNMFNLMSNCCTWVSKIQEPIRKVTIVVVGLDKAGKTASIRGMLRVPHCVDAGPTHGCIRNELRVENYLVTLLDVGGSADSRGAWREFCAEAHGIIFVVDSSDRQRIKEVKEVLADLLKQPRVAGKPLLVLANKQDKMNALLGSELIEILSLEKLVNQSRSLCHIEPCSALMDLRRWSDRKTLRGLRWLLRAVYMDYPELCTRVAQDSKRPLEPREREKNGKTEKVRKKTKVERIRSSKSDLRQVHRPKDKERKTKGEGKLQPIRNMLQKETTLKKKLTTKKKKPVKAKKSEKDDEVANEQEEEEQGDGNEGEQDNSGHRDRASSALIPEKKGKLKRKKRVKEGTLDLPDSPDNDEKALKAKGEKMKKKKVVTMKRKNKINTEETPEAYSQPVDLSTTFDLYRKAILALKERQDQAE; encoded by the exons ATGGACATAGACATACTTCT ATATCAGTTCCAGAGAAGATGGTGGCCACTGTGCACACCTTGCTCACCTCAAGTAAACATGTTCAATCTGATGAGCAACTGCTGCACCTGGGTCTCCAAGATACAGGAGCCAATCAG GAAAGTGACCATTGTTGTGGTTGGTCTTGACAAAGCAGGAAAAACAGCCTCCATCAGAGGAATGTTAAGAG TACCCCACTGTGTAGATGCAGGTCCCACCCATGGCTGCATTAGAAATGAGCTGAGGGTGGAGAACTACCTGGTCACCCTGCTGGATGTTGGGGGATCAGCAGATTCACGAGGAGCCTGGAGGGAGTTCTGCGCAGAAGCCCATGGGATCATCTTTGTGGTGGACTCCAGTGACAGGCAGAGGATAAAGGAGGTCAAAGAAGTTCTTGCTGACCTGCTGAAGCAACCAAGAGTGGCAGGAAAACCCTTATTAGT GTTGGCCAACAAACAGGATAAAATGAATGCTCTGCTGGGGAGTGAACTGATTGAGATTCTGTCTCTAGAGAAGCTGGTTAACCAAAGCCGCTCTCTGTGCCATATT GAGCCTTGCTCAGCCTTAATGGACCTGCGACGCTGGTCAGACAGAAAGACTTTGCGAGGCCTTCGCTGGTTGCTGCGTGCTGTTTATATGGATTATCCAGAGCTGTGCACTCGTGTGGCCCAGGATAGCAAGAGGCCTCTGGAaccaagagagagggagaagaatgggaaaacagagaaagttcggaaaaaaacaaaggtcGAACG AATACGATCTAGCAAGTCAGATCTTCGTCAGGTCCATCGGCccaaagacaaagaaaggaAAACCAAGGGGGAGGGAAAGCTGCAGCCCATTCGGAACATGCTGCAAAAG GAGACCACACTAAAGAAAAAACTGaccacaaagaagaagaagccagtGAAAGCCAAGAAAAGTGAAAAAGATGACGAAGTGGCCAatgaacaggaagaggaagagcagggtGACGGCAATGAAGGCGAGCAGGACAACAGTGGTCACAGAGACAGAGCCAGCAGCGCCCTGATCCCCGAGAAAAAAGGCAAGCTGAAGCGTAAGAAGAGGGTCAAAGAAGGGACTCTGGACCTGCCTGACTCACCTGACAATGATGAGAAGGCGCTGAAAG CTAAAGGGgagaaaatgaagaagaagaaagttgtgacaatgaaaagaaaaaacaagatcAACACAGAGGAGACACCCGAGGCTTACTCTCAACCAGTGGACCTTTCTACAACCTTTG ATCTTTACCGAAAAGCAATACTGGCTCTGAAGGAACGTCAGGATCAGGCAGAGTGA